The stretch of DNA ACAGCGTCGAGCGGGGTCGATCGGTGTCGGGCCGGGTCGCGGTGGCAGTCAACAGGGGAACCTCAGTCCGTTCGCGTCAGCTCGCACGCTCGGTGGGCGGCTCCGTCACCGTCGGGGCGTGCGTCGACCCGGAATGCACACGGGTCCCCGCCAGTTTAGGCCATCGAGGCGCCGCGAGGATGCCCCGCCTCGCCGACCGGGCCGAGTGCTCGACACGGCACCGTCGTCACCTGGACACCTTCTGAGAGCGTTGTCACTATGCTGGACACGCCCTCCCGCATCGTGTGCCCCGAAGACGTCGGTCGCGAAGAGCCGGTCGGCCGCCGCTCGACGGCGACACGACACACGGCCCCGGGACGGCGATCATGTCCGTGCGATGGCACGAGCCCTCGCACATGTCGCAACAACGAAGGGTCAACATCCAAGTGGCTGAATTCACCTGGGACGCCATCGACCGGAAGGCCGTCGACACCGCTCGCGTCCTCGCCGCCGACTCGGTCGAGGCCGCCGGCAACGGTCACCCCGGCACCGCGATGAGCCTCGCGCCGGTCGCCCACCTGCTCTTCCAGAAGGTGATGCGTCGCGACCCCAGCGACTCCACCTGGATCGGCCGCGACCGTTTCATCCTGTCCGCCGGACACGCCTCGATCCTGCAGTACGTGCAGTTCTACCTGCACGGCTACGGCCTCGAGCTCGAGGACCTGCAGCACCTGCGCAAGTGGGGCTCGAAGACCCCGGGTCACCCGGAGTACGGCCACACCGACGGCGTCGAGATCACCACCGGCCCGCTCGGCCAGGGCCTCGCCTCGGCCGTCGGCTTCGGCTACGCGCAGCGCTTCGAGCGCGGCCTGTTCGACCCGGAGACCGCCGACGGCGAGTCGCCCTTCGACCACTTCACCTACGTGATCGCCGGTGACGGCGACATGCAGGAGGGCGTCACCAACGAGGCCGCGAGCCTCGCCGGCCGCCAGCAGCTCGGTCGCCTGGTCGTCTTCTACGACTCGAACCAGATCTCGATCGAGGACGACACCGACATCGCGTTCTCCGAGGACGTCGCGGCCCGCTACGAGGCACTCGGCTGGCACGTCCAGCACGTCGACTGGAAGAAGACCGGCGAGTACTCCGAGGACGTCGAGGAGCTCTACCGCGCGGTCGAGGCGGCCAAGGCCGAGACGACCAAGCCGTCGCTCATCGTCCTCAAGACGATCATCGGGTGGCCGTCGCCGACCAAGCAGAACTCCGGCAAGATCCACGGCTCGGCGCTCGGCGCCGACGAGCTGAAGGGCCTCAAGGAGGTCCTCGGCTTCGATGCCGACAAGACCTTCCACGTCGACCCGGAGGTGCTCGAGTACACCCGCGGTGCGATCACCAAGGGCCAGGAGCAGCACGCCGAGTGGAACAAGACCTTCGACGCGTGGGCTGCGGCCAACCCGGAGAAGAAGGCGATGCTCGACCGCATCAACGCCGGTGAGCTCCCCGAGGGCCTCGAAGAGGCGCTGCCGGTGTTCTCCACCGAGAAGGCCGTCTCGACCCGCGCCGCGTCCGGCAAGGTCATCAACGCCATCGCGCCGCTCATGCCCGAGTTCTGGGGCGGTTCCGCCGACCTCGCCGAGTCGAACCTGACGACGATCGAGGGCGCCAAGTCCTTCGGTCCGGCCGAGGCCTCGACGAAGACCTGGTCGACCGACCCGTACGGCCGCGTGCTGCACTTCGGCATCCGCGAGCACGCGATGGGCTCGATCCTCTCCGGCATCGTGCTGCACGGGAACACCCGCCCCTTCGGCGGCACGTTCCTCATCTTCAGCGACTACATGCGTCCGGCGGTCCGTCTCGCCGCGCTCATGAAGGCGCCGGCGATCTACGTCTGGACCCACGACTCCATCGCCCTCGGCGAGGACGGCCCGACGCACCAGCCGATCGAGCAGCTCACCGCCCTCCGCGCGATCCCGGGTCTCGACGTCGTCCGTCCGGCCGACGCCAACGAGGTCTCGTACGCCTGGCTCGAGATGCTCAAGCACAAGGACCGCCCGGCCGGCATCGCGCTGAGCCGCCAGAACCTCCCGGTGTTCGAGCGTGGCGAGGGCGACGCCTCCGGCGACACGCTCGCGTCGGCGAAGAACGTCGGCAAGGGTGCGTACGTGCTGGCCGAGGCGCCGAACGGCACCCCGGACGTGATCCTCATCGCGACCGGTTCCGAGGTCCAGATCGCGGTCGACGCCCGCGAGCAGCTCAAGGGCGAGGGCATCAACGCCCGCGTCGTGAGCGCCCCGTCGCTCGAGTGGTTCTTCGAGCAGTCGGAGTCCTACCGCGAGCAGGTCCTGCCGAAGGCCGTGACCGCGCGCGTCTCGGTCGAGGCCGGCATCGCGATGAGCTGGCGCGACATCGTCGGCGACAAGGGCCGCAGCGTGTCGATCGAGCACTTCGGTGCGTCGGCCGACTACCAGCGCCTGTTCGCCGAGTTCGGCTTCACCACGGAGCACGTGGTCGCGGCCGCAAAGGAATCGATCGCAGCGTCCTGACCCACGAGGGGCCGGATCCGGTACGCCGGGTCCGGCCCCTCTGCCGGGAGGCACGCAGCGGGCCCGCCCCGCGCCTCCCGGCCCACAGACCACGACACCACGGCCCTGGTCGCCTCCGCGCACCGGGCCGGTCGACGAAAGAAGAAGAGAAACCATGGCTGAGAACACCCCCACCGCCGCCCTCTCCGAGGTCGGCGTCAGCATCTGGCTCGACGACCTGTCGCGCGAGCTACTCGAGACCGGCAAGCTCACCGAGCTCATCGAGCAGAAGAACGTCGTCGGCGTGACCACGAACCCGACCATCTTCGCGTCGGCCCTCGCCAAGGGCGAGCGCTACGACGCGCAGGTCAAGGAGCTCGCGGCGAAGGGCACCGACGTCACCGAGGCGATCTTCGAGATCACCACGCAGGACGTCGCGAACGCCTCCGACGTCTTCAAGCCGATCTACGACGAGACCAAGGGCTTCGACGGCCGTGTCTCGATCGAGGTCGAGCCGGGCCTGGCACACGACACGCAGAAGACCATCGAGCAGGCGAAGTTCCTGTTCGAGAAGGTCGGCCGCGAGAACGTCCTCATCAAGATCCCCGCGACCCTCGAGGGCCTCGAGGCCATCACCGAGGTCATCGGCGCCGGCATCTCCGTCAACGTCACGCTGATCTTCTCGCTCGAGCGCTACCGCGCCGTCATCGACGCCTACCTCGGTGGCCTCGAGAAGGCCAAGGCCGCCGGCCACGACCTCTCGAAGATCCACTCGGTCGCGTCGTTCTTCGTGTCGCGCGTCGACTCCGAGATCGACAAGCGCCTCGACGCCGTCGGCACCGACGAGGCGACGGCCCTCAAGTCGAAGGCCGGCATCGCCAACGCGCAGCTCGCGTACCAGGTCTGGACCGAGGCGTTCGCCACCGAGCGCGCCCTGGGCCTGCTCGAGTCGGGTGCCAACACGCAGCGTCCGCTCTGGGCGTCGACCGGTGTCAAGGACCCGTCGCTGCCCGACACGCTCTACGTGACCGAGCTCGCCGCGCCGAACACGGTCAACACCATGCCGGGCAAGACGCTCGACGCGACGTTCGACCACGGCGAGATCCACGGTGACGCGATCGCCGGCTCGTACGAGGCCGCGCAGCAGGTCATGGACCAGATCGCCGCGGCCGGTGTGGACTACGACGACGTCGTCGCGCTGCTCGAGAAGGAGGGCGTGGACAAGTTCAACGTCTCCTGGGGCGAGCTCGTCGACACGGTGAAGACCGCGCTCGAGAACAGCAAGTAGGCACCACAGGAGCCTGCGTCCCGGTGACGACACCACCGTCGTCGGGACGAAGGCACCCACGGTCAGGACCGGTCCGCCGGAGCCGCCACGCGCCTCCCGGCCAGCCCTGACCACCACGACGGCGGAGTCGCCGCTGCCACCGCAGCGTTGCGCTCCGCCGTCTCCGTTCGACTCACAAGGAGTTCACCGACTCATGTCACCGGTGGCGATCACCCCGGAGCACAACCCGCTCCGGTTGCCGACCGACCGACGTCTGAACCGGATCGCGGGTCCCAGCACCCTCATCATCTTCGGCGTCACGGGCGACCTGTCCCGCAAGAAGCTGATGCCCGCGGTCTACGACCTGGCGAACCGGGGGCTCCTGCCGCCCGGGTTCGCGCTCGTCGGGTTCGCCCGGCGCGACTGGGAGGACCAGGACTTCTCCCAGCTCGTGCACGACGCGGTCCGCGACCACTCCCGCACCCCGTTCGACGAGGCCGTCTGGAAGCAGCTCGAACAGGGCATCCGCTTCGTGCAGGGCTCGTTCGACGACCCCGAGGCGTTCCTCGAGCTGAAGCGCACCGTCGACGAGCTCGACGCCGAGCGCGGCACCCTCGGCAACCACGCCTTCTACCTGTCGATCCCGCCGAAGATGTTCCCGGTGGTGACCGAGCAGCTCAAGGTCTCCGGTCTCACCGAGAAGCGCGAGGGCTCGTGGAGCCGCGTCGTCGTCGAGAAGCCGTTCGGCTCCGACCTCCGCACCGCGCGCGAACTGAACGCGATCGTCGAGAGCGTCTTCGCGCCCGACGACGTGTTCCGCATCGACCACTACCTCGGCAAGGAGACCGTCCAGAACCTCCTGACGCTCCGGTTCGCCAACCAGATGTACGAACCCATCTGGAACTCGAACCACGTCGACCACGTGCAGATCACGATGGCCGAGGACATCGGCGTCGCCGGTCGTGCCGCGTACTACGACGGCATCGGCGCCGCGCGCGACGTCATCCAGAACCACCTGCTGCAGCTCCTCGCGCTCACGGCGATGGAGGAGCCCGTCTCGTTCAAGGCCGCCGACCTGCGTGCCGAGAAGGAGAAGGTGCTCTCCGCCGTGCGGCTGCCGGAGGACCTCGCCACGGCGACCGCCCGCGGGCAGTACGACGGTGGCTGGCAGGGCGGCGAGAAGGTGCTCGGGTTCCTCGAGGAGGCGGGGATGAACCCCGAGTCCACGACCGAGACCTACGCGGCGATCAAGCTCGACATCGCGACCCGTCGCTGGCAGGGCGTCCCGTTCTACCTGCGCGCCGGCAAGCGTCTCGGCCGTCGGGTGACGGAGATCGCGATCGTCTTCAAGCGCGTCCCCGAGGACGTCTACGGCAACACGGAGGCGCCGCTCGGACAGAACGCGCTGGTCATCCGTGTCCAGCCGGACGAGGGCGTCACGCTCCGCTTCGGCTCGAAGGTGCCCGGCGTCGGCACGCAGGTGCGCGACGTGACGATGGACTTCGGCTACGGGCACGCGTTCACCGAGGCCTCGCCGGAGGCGTACGAGCGACTCATCCTCGACGTGCTCCTCGGCGACCCGCCGCTGTTCCCCCGTCACCAAGAGGTGGAACTGTCGTGGAAGATCCTCGACCCGATCGAGGAGTTCTGGGCCACGCAGGGCCAACCCGAGCAGTACCGTCCCGGCACGTGGGGTCCGGCGTCCGCCGACGCCCTGCTCGCCCGAGACGGCCGGACCTGGAGGCGTCCATGAAGATCGACATGCCGAACACCACGGTCTCGAAGATCCAGAAGAAGCTCGTCCACATCCGCGAGGAGGGCGGCGCCGTCGCCCTCGGGCGCGTGCTGACACTCATCATCTCGACGGCCCTCGGCCACGAGGAAGAGGCGATCTCGGCCGCGAACCAGGCGTCGCGGGAGCACCCGATGCGCGTCATCATCGTGTCGAAGAACGACGGGGACACGAAGTCGCCCGGTCGTCTCGACGCGCAGATCCGCGTCGGGAGCGACGCGGGGGCGAGCGAGGTCATCGTCCTCCGTGCCTACGGCGAGACCGCGACCGACGAGGAGAGCCTGGTCACGGGCCTCCTGCTGTCGGACGCGCCCGTGGTCGCGTGGTGGCCGCAGGCCGCTCCCGAGCAGCCGGCGGCGTCCGCGCTGGGCCGGATCGCGCAGCGTCGCATCACCGACGCCGCCGCGCAGAAGGACCCGAACCGCGCCATCGAGGCGCTCGGGAAGTCCTACGTCCCCGGCGACACCGACTTCGCGTGGACCCGCCTGACGCTGTGGCGGAACCAGCTCGCCGCGGCGCTCGACCAGCCGCCGTACGAGCCCGTCACGGGTGTCGAGGTCTCCGGCGCGAGCGACAGCCCGTCGACGGTCCTGCTCGCCGCCTGGCTGCAGCTGCGGCTCGAGGTGCCGGTGTCCGTCGTGACCTCGCCGCGGGCCACCGGCTCCAGCGGCATCCACGGGGTCAAGCTCCACCGCGCCTCGGGCACGATCGACCTCGAGCGCTCGCTCGTCGACGTCGCGACCCTGTCGATGCCCGGCCAACCGACGCACGACCTGTCGCTGCCGCGGCGGAACCTGCGTGACTGCCTCGCAGAGGAACTCCGTAGACTCGACCCCGACGTCCTCTTCGGAGACGTCGTCAAGCACGGGGTGCCCCAGCTGCGCGAGACCATCGCCGGCTGAGCGCCCCACACGACCGGGTCCCGGGTGGTGGTCGACACGACTCCCACCCGGGCCCGGCCGGACCGAAGGCGGTCGCACCGGTCGGCCGCCACGAACACGGGAGACACGTGACCAACGAACGACGGGTGCTGGTGCACCCGGACAAGCAGTCCCTCGGCGCGTCGGTCGCCGCCCGCTTCATCACGAAGATCATCGACGTGCTGGACGAGCAGGAGCGCGCCGACATCGCGATCAGTGGCGGCTCCGTGTCGACCCTGGTCCTCGCGGCGATCGGGCAGTCGCCCGCGCGCGAGAGCGTGGACTGGTCGAAGGTGCACGTCTGGTGGGTCGACGAGCGCTGGGTCGCCGAGGGTGACGCGGACCGCAACGTCACCGGCACGCAGTCCGACTTCTTCGCGCACGTCGACATCCCCGAGACGAACATCCACCCGATGGCGCCGTCCGACGCGGGACTGACCATCGAGGAGGCCGCCGCGCAGTACGAGCGCGAGATGCAGGACGCCGCTCCCGAGGGTGCGGTCGCACCGCGCTTCGACATCACGCTGCTCGGCGTCGGCCCGGACGGCCACACGGCGTCGCTCTTCCCCGAGTTCCCGCAGCTCGCGGTCACCGACCGTGCCGTGCTGACGGTCGACGACTCCCCCAAGCCGCCGGCGCAGCGCCTGACGCTGTCGTTCCCGGTGATCAACGCCTCGCAGCGTGTGTGGGTGATCCTGTCCGGCGCCGAGAAGGCGTCCGTGCTCGGCCTCGCGCTCGCGGGTGCCGCGGTGGACGAGGTCCCCGTCGGCGGCGTGCAGGGCCGGAAGCGCACCGTGTTCTTCGTCGACCAGGACGCCGCGCGCGACGTCCCGGAGAACCTGATCGCCTCGACGTACTAGACGCAGCCCCCTGACGGACGGGAGGCGCAGTGCCGGCTGGCACCGCGCCTCCCGTCTGTCTGTCTGTCTGTCTGTCTGACGGCTGTCCCGCCGTGGTGGGCTTCTGGTCGCAGGACTTGCCGCTCACCTTCGCCGCCGACGGCATGCCGTGCGACCTGAACGGCAGCGGGCGGCACGTCGTGCAACCCGAGAGCCCGGCACCGGGAGTTCGCTCGTCGACTGCCGACCTCGGCACCAGGACGTCCAGGGACGCCGAAGGCCCCCGCACCGGGTCGGTGCGGGGGCCTCAGTGATGTCTGGTGCTACTTCGCGGTACCGCGACGCTGCCGGAGCTGCTGCAGCGCGTCCTCGAGGAGCTGCGCTGCCTCTTCCTCGGTGCGGCGCTCCTTCACGTACGCGAGGTGCGTCTTGTAGGGCTCGGTCTTCGCGACGACGGGAGGGTTCTCCTTGTCACGCCCGGCCGGGAGACCCGTGGAGGGCGAGTCGACCGTCTCCGGGATCTCGTCCTCCGGCAGGGTCGCCGAGAAGTACCGCACGACCTCGTTGCCGAGGGCATCCCAGTACGAGACCGCCACGCGCTCCGCCTGGACGCCGCGGTCCTGCTCCCCCATCGGGCCCGCGCCGACGCGCGACCCTCGGATTGCACTGCCTCCGGTTGCCATGGATCAGCTCCCCGCCGTGAACTTGTTGATGAGACCGAGCACGATGATGGACACGATCCAGACCAGACCGAGGATCACCGTGATGCGGTTGAGGTTGCGCTCGGCGACGCCGGACGCCCCGAGGTTGCTCGTCACGCCGCCGCCGAACATGTCGGAGAGACCGCCACCGCGGCCCTTGTGCAGGAGGATGAGGAGCGTGAGCAGGAGGCTCGTGATCGCGAGCAGGACCTGCAGCACGACGGAGAGTATCGCCACGACGTACCTTTCGTGTGAAGTCAGCCCTGCAAGTGTACCGGGCTGCGCGAGCAGCCAGGACACCGGGCAGGGCGTGGCTCAGGCCGGCCACGCGGACGTGACCGGCCTGAGCGAGGTGGATCAGAGTCCGACGTGCTGCCGGAAACGTGCGATGGCCGCGAACTCCTGCACGTCGAGCGAGGCGCCACCGACGAGCGCGCCGTCGATGTCGGGCTCGCGGAGGAAGCCGGCGATGTTGCCCGACTTCACCGAACCGCCGTAGAGCACGCGGGTGCTCGCGGCGAGGTCGTCGCCCCAGGCCTCGGCGATCCCGCGGCGCAGGGCGGCGCAGTCCTCCTGGGCCTGTTCCGGGGTGGCTGCCTGGCCGGAGCCGATCGCCCACACCGGCTCGTACGCGACGACGATCTCGGACGGCTTGACGGCGTCGAGGACGACCTTCAGCTGCTCGACCGGCACGACACCGGCGCCTCGCTGCTCGCGCTCCTCGCCGGTCTCGCCGACGCAGACGACCGGTACCAGACCGTGCTTGACGGCGGCGGCGGTCTTCGCGGCCACGACCTCGTCGGTCTCCCCGTGCACCGTGCGACGCTCGGAGTGCCCGACGATGACGTACTTCGCGTCGAGGGCCGCGAGGAACGCACCCGAGACGTCGCCGGTGTAGGCACCGGAGTCGTACTGCGAGAGGTCCTGCGCGCCGAACTCGATCGCGAGCTTGTCGGCCGAGATGAGCGTCTGCACGCTCCGCAGGTCCGTGAAGGGCGGGAACACCGCGACCTCGACGTCGTCGTGGTCGTGGCGCGCGTCCTTCAGCGTCCACGCGAGCTTCTGCACGGTGGCGATCGCCTGGAGGTGGTCCAGGTTCATCTTCCAGTTCCCGGCGATGAAGGGCGTGCGGGTCATCGGGACCACCCCAGTGCTTCGAGACCGGGCAGCGACTTGCCCTCGAGGAACTCGAGGCTCGCACCACCACCGGTCGAGATGTGCCCGAAGCGGTCGTCCGAGAACCCGAGGGACCGGACGGCAGCGGCGGAGTCGCCACCGCCGACGACGCCGAGGCCGTCGACCTCGGTCAGCGCCTGCGCGACGGCCTTCGTGCCGGCTGCGAACGCCGGGAACTCGAACACGCCCATCGGCCCGTTCCAGAACACCGTCTTCGAGCCGGACACCGCCGATGCGAAGCGCGCTGCGGTCTCCGGGCCGATGTCGAGGCCGATGCCGTCGGCACCGAACGACGAGGACTCGATGGCATCGGCCGCGACGGTCTCGTGGTCGGCGTCGGCCGCGAAGCCGGACGCCACGACCACGTCGGTCGGCAGGTCGATCGTCACGCCGAGCTCGTCGGCCTTCGCCAGATACGCGCGGACGGTGTCGAGCTGGTCCTGCTCGAGCAGCGACTTCGCCACCCCGTGGCCCTGGGCCGCGAGGAAGGTGAAGAGCATGCCGCCACCGATGCAGAGCGTGTCGACCTGCGGGAGCAGGTGCTCGATGACGCCGAGCTTGTCGCTGACCTTCGATCCGCCGAGCACGACCGTGTACGGCCGCTGCGGGTCCTTCGTCAGGCGCTCGAGCACCGTCAGTTCGGACTCGATGAGCGAGCCGGCAGCGCTCGGGAGCGCGGCCGCGAGCTCGTACACCGAGGCCTGCTTGCGGTGCACGACGCCGAAGCCGTCCGACACGAACGCGTCGCCGAGCGCGGCGATCCGCTCGGCGAACGCCTGGCGCTCCGACGCGTCCTTCGAGGTCTCCTCCGGGTTGAAGCGGAGGTTCTCGAGCAGCAGGACGTCGCCGTCCCCGAGGGCCTCGGCGGCCGCGGTCGCCTCGTCGCCGACGGTCTCGCCGACGAAGGTGACCTCCTTGCCCAGCAGCTCGGAGAGCCGCTGCGCCACGGGGGCGAGCGAGTACTCCTGCGCGGGCGTGCCGTCGGGGCGGCCGAGGTGCGAGATCACGATGACCCGCGCCCCGGCGTTGACGAGCGTGTTCAGCGTGCCCAGCGACGCGCGGACGCGGCCGTCGTCGGTGATCGTGCCGTCCTTGAGCGGGACGTTCAGGTCACACCGGACGACGACGCGCTTGCCGGCGAGGTCGCCGAGGTCCTCGAGGGTGCGGAGGCTCATGCCGGGAGTCGCTCGCCCACGTACTCGGTCAGGTCGACGAGGCGGTTCGAGTAGCCCCACTCGTTGTCGTACCACGAGGTGATCTTGACGAGCTTGCCGATGACCTTGGTCAGGCCGGAGTCGTAGATCGACGAGTGCGGGTCCGTCGTGATGTCGGTCGACACCAGCGGGTCCTCGCTGTAGAGCAGGATGCCCTTGAGCGGGCCCTCTGCGGCCTCCTTGTAGGCGGCGTTGATCTCGTCGACGGTGACCTCGGACGACGTCTCGAGGGTGAGGTCGGTGATCGAACCGGTGGGCACCGGCACGCGGAGCGCGTAGCCGTCGAGCTTGCCGGCGAGCTCCGGCATGACCAGGCCGATGGCCTTCGCTGCACCGGTCGAGGTCGGGACGATGTTGAGCGCAGCGGCACGGGCACGACGCGGGTCCTTGTGCGGGCCGTCCTGCAGGTTCTGGTCGGCGGTGTACGCGTGGACCGTCGTCATGAGACCGCGCTCGATGCCGAACTTGTCGTGGAAGACCTTGGCGAGCGGCGCGAGGCTGTTCGTGGTGCACGACGCGTTCGAGATGATGTTGTGGTTCTCGGGGTCGTACTGGTCCTCGTTCACGCCGAGGACGATGGTGACGTCGTCGCCGGTCGCCGGGGCCGAGATGATGACCTTCTTGGCGCCCGCGTCGATGTGCTTCTGCGCGTCGGCGGCCTTGGTGAAGAAGCCGGTCGACTCGATGACGATGTCGACGCCCAGCTCGCCCCAGGGGAGGTTGGCGGGGTCGCGCTCCGCGAGGACCTTGATCGGCTTGCCGTCGACGACGATGCTGTCGCCGTCGAGCTCGACGGAGACGCCGAGACGACCCGTGATGGAGTCGAACTTCAGCAGGTTCGCGAGGGCCGCGTTGTCGGTGAGGTCGTTCACCGCCACGATCTCGAGGTCGGAGCCCTTGGCGAGGGCGGCCCGGAAGAAGTTACGGCCGATGCGGCCGAAGCCGTTGATGCCGATCTTGACGGTCAATGGATCTCCTGGTGGGTGTGGAGCGCCCCCGGGGGCGCTGCTTTTCGGAGTCGTGGGGCCCTGCGGGCCCACGTGTGGTGGACGATACGCCCCGTAACGTCGCCGTAACGACCCTAGCAGTCGGACACTGCGCGCCCGCGCCGGATGACGGTCCGTCCGGACGGTCGCACGGCGCGCCCTGGACGCACCCCCTGGACGGACGGGAGGCGCGGTGCCAGCCGGCACCGCGCCTCCCGTCCGTCGTGCGGAGCGTCAGGGGCTACGCCCCCTCGAGCTCCTCCGGCACGCTGGCCTCGGTCCCCGGGATCCCCAGGTCCGACGCCTTCTTGTCGGCCATCGCGAGCAGGCGGCGGATGCGGCCGGCGATCGCGTCCTTCGTCATCGGCGGCTCGGCGTGCTGGCCGAGCTCGTCGAGCGACGCGTCCCGGTGCTGCAGGCGCAGCGAGCCGGCGTACTTGAGGTGGTCCGGCACCTCGTCGCCGAGGATCTCGAGCGCACGCTCGACGCGGGCGCACGCGGCGACGGCGGCCTGCGCCGAGCGGCGGAGGTTCGCGTCGTCGAAGTTCACCAGGCGGTTGGCGGTGGCGCGGACCTCGCGGCGCTGGCGCATCTCCTCCCATTCCGCGGTCGTGCGGGCGGCTCCCATGACGGTGAGCATCTGGCCGATCGCCTCGCCGTCGCGGATGACCACGCGGTGGACGCCACGGACCTCGCGGCCCTTCGCGGCGATGCCGAGGCGCGACGCGGCGCCGACCAGGGCCATCGCTGCCTCGTTGCCCGGGCAGGTCACCTCGAGGGCGGCGGCGCGACCCGGGTCGGTCAGCGTGCCGGAGGCCAGGAACGCACCGCGCCAGATGGCGGCGAGGTCCTCGCGGTTGCCGGTCGTGAGCCGGTTCGGCAGGCCGCGCACCGGACGACGGCGGGCGTCCATGAGCCCGGTCTGGCGGGCGAGCGTCTCCCCCGCCTCGAGCACGCGGACCAGGTAGCGGGTGCCACGGCGGGAGGAGGCGGACGACCCCACCGACGCCTCGCTCCGCACGCCGTACAGCTCCGCCAGGTCCTTTCGCACGCGGTGGACGATGATCCGGGTGTCGAGCTCGACCTCGACCGCGATCCTGCCCGAGATGACGTGCAGGCCACCCGCGAACCGCAGGATGGTCGCGAGTTCGGCGGCGCGGACCGTGTTGCGGTTCACGACGACCCTGGCCAGTTCGTCCTTGACCTCGGCAGTCAACGGCACAGCATCATTCCTAACGTTTTCTCTGGTGGGGTCCGCGGGTCCGGCGCACGTGGTGTGGAGCGGCCGGAGGAACGGTCACTCCCGGCCGAGATCTCGGTTCTTCACACGCACGGCGACGTCGGACATCCCGCGGAGGAGGTTCGCCAACTCGGCGACGACGGCGACCGAGCGGTGCTTGCCGCCGGTACAGCCGATGGCGATCGTAGCGTGTCTTTTGTTCTCGCGTTGGTATCCCGCGAGCACGGGCTCGAGCACGGCGGCGTAGCGCTCGACGAACGAGCGGGCTCCCGGCTGCGACAGGACGTACTCGGACACGGGGGCGTCGAGGCCGGTGTGCGGGCGGAGTTCCGGCACCCAGTAGGGGTTCGGGATGAACCGCACGTCGGCCACCATGTCGGCGTCGGCGGGCAGCCCGTACTTGAACCCGAAGCTCATCAGCGTGACCTGCACGCCGACGAAGTGGTCGTCGGCGAACCGCTCCGTCACGGCGTTCGCGAGCTGGTGGATGTTGAGGTCCGACGTGTCGATGACCACGTCGGCCGCCTCGCGCAGCGCGGACAGCCGCGACCGCTCGAGCCCGATGCCGTCGAGCAGCGTCCCGTCGCCCTGCAGCGGGTGCGGGCGCCGGACCTGCTCGAACCGGCGAACGAGCACGGCGTCGGTCGCCTCGAGGAAGAGCACCCGGACCCTTGCGGAGCTGCCCGCCCGGACCTGCTCGACGGCGTGCTCCGGGTCCGTGAAGAACCGGCCCCCGCGGACGTCGACGACGGTCGCGATCTTCGGGATCTTCTCCCCGGCGCGGTCGGCGAGCTCCGTCAGCGGGCCGAGCATCTGCGTCGGGAGGTTGTCGACCACGTACCAGC from Curtobacterium sp. SGAir0471 encodes:
- the tkt gene encoding transketolase, with translation MAEFTWDAIDRKAVDTARVLAADSVEAAGNGHPGTAMSLAPVAHLLFQKVMRRDPSDSTWIGRDRFILSAGHASILQYVQFYLHGYGLELEDLQHLRKWGSKTPGHPEYGHTDGVEITTGPLGQGLASAVGFGYAQRFERGLFDPETADGESPFDHFTYVIAGDGDMQEGVTNEAASLAGRQQLGRLVVFYDSNQISIEDDTDIAFSEDVAARYEALGWHVQHVDWKKTGEYSEDVEELYRAVEAAKAETTKPSLIVLKTIIGWPSPTKQNSGKIHGSALGADELKGLKEVLGFDADKTFHVDPEVLEYTRGAITKGQEQHAEWNKTFDAWAAANPEKKAMLDRINAGELPEGLEEALPVFSTEKAVSTRAASGKVINAIAPLMPEFWGGSADLAESNLTTIEGAKSFGPAEASTKTWSTDPYGRVLHFGIREHAMGSILSGIVLHGNTRPFGGTFLIFSDYMRPAVRLAALMKAPAIYVWTHDSIALGEDGPTHQPIEQLTALRAIPGLDVVRPADANEVSYAWLEMLKHKDRPAGIALSRQNLPVFERGEGDASGDTLASAKNVGKGAYVLAEAPNGTPDVILIATGSEVQIAVDAREQLKGEGINARVVSAPSLEWFFEQSESYREQVLPKAVTARVSVEAGIAMSWRDIVGDKGRSVSIEHFGASADYQRLFAEFGFTTEHVVAAAKESIAAS
- the tal gene encoding transaldolase, whose product is MAENTPTAALSEVGVSIWLDDLSRELLETGKLTELIEQKNVVGVTTNPTIFASALAKGERYDAQVKELAAKGTDVTEAIFEITTQDVANASDVFKPIYDETKGFDGRVSIEVEPGLAHDTQKTIEQAKFLFEKVGRENVLIKIPATLEGLEAITEVIGAGISVNVTLIFSLERYRAVIDAYLGGLEKAKAAGHDLSKIHSVASFFVSRVDSEIDKRLDAVGTDEATALKSKAGIANAQLAYQVWTEAFATERALGLLESGANTQRPLWASTGVKDPSLPDTLYVTELAAPNTVNTMPGKTLDATFDHGEIHGDAIAGSYEAAQQVMDQIAAAGVDYDDVVALLEKEGVDKFNVSWGELVDTVKTALENSK
- the zwf gene encoding glucose-6-phosphate dehydrogenase, which codes for MSPVAITPEHNPLRLPTDRRLNRIAGPSTLIIFGVTGDLSRKKLMPAVYDLANRGLLPPGFALVGFARRDWEDQDFSQLVHDAVRDHSRTPFDEAVWKQLEQGIRFVQGSFDDPEAFLELKRTVDELDAERGTLGNHAFYLSIPPKMFPVVTEQLKVSGLTEKREGSWSRVVVEKPFGSDLRTARELNAIVESVFAPDDVFRIDHYLGKETVQNLLTLRFANQMYEPIWNSNHVDHVQITMAEDIGVAGRAAYYDGIGAARDVIQNHLLQLLALTAMEEPVSFKAADLRAEKEKVLSAVRLPEDLATATARGQYDGGWQGGEKVLGFLEEAGMNPESTTETYAAIKLDIATRRWQGVPFYLRAGKRLGRRVTEIAIVFKRVPEDVYGNTEAPLGQNALVIRVQPDEGVTLRFGSKVPGVGTQVRDVTMDFGYGHAFTEASPEAYERLILDVLLGDPPLFPRHQEVELSWKILDPIEEFWATQGQPEQYRPGTWGPASADALLARDGRTWRRP
- a CDS encoding glucose-6-phosphate dehydrogenase assembly protein OpcA, producing the protein MKIDMPNTTVSKIQKKLVHIREEGGAVALGRVLTLIISTALGHEEEAISAANQASREHPMRVIIVSKNDGDTKSPGRLDAQIRVGSDAGASEVIVLRAYGETATDEESLVTGLLLSDAPVVAWWPQAAPEQPAASALGRIAQRRITDAAAQKDPNRAIEALGKSYVPGDTDFAWTRLTLWRNQLAAALDQPPYEPVTGVEVSGASDSPSTVLLAAWLQLRLEVPVSVVTSPRATGSSGIHGVKLHRASGTIDLERSLVDVATLSMPGQPTHDLSLPRRNLRDCLAEELRRLDPDVLFGDVVKHGVPQLRETIAG
- the pgl gene encoding 6-phosphogluconolactonase; translated protein: MTNERRVLVHPDKQSLGASVAARFITKIIDVLDEQERADIAISGGSVSTLVLAAIGQSPARESVDWSKVHVWWVDERWVAEGDADRNVTGTQSDFFAHVDIPETNIHPMAPSDAGLTIEEAAAQYEREMQDAAPEGAVAPRFDITLLGVGPDGHTASLFPEFPQLAVTDRAVLTVDDSPKPPAQRLTLSFPVINASQRVWVILSGAEKASVLGLALAGAAVDEVPVGGVQGRKRTVFFVDQDAARDVPENLIASTY
- a CDS encoding RNA polymerase-binding protein RbpA, which produces MATGGSAIRGSRVGAGPMGEQDRGVQAERVAVSYWDALGNEVVRYFSATLPEDEIPETVDSPSTGLPAGRDKENPPVVAKTEPYKTHLAYVKERRTEEEAAQLLEDALQQLRQRRGTAK